In the genome of Notamacropus eugenii isolate mMacEug1 chromosome 5, mMacEug1.pri_v2, whole genome shotgun sequence, one region contains:
- the LOC140503295 gene encoding uncharacterized protein: MEALDLMLEERDWKTEPETKESVSSDIVTDKSSQEQYSKDDYQCAKLGEEWSYDPEKPSVHTECGESFKCNSNHFQDHVIYNVNQTHGYNEFGKDLMQVKHHPEHQKIHPKEKLHICKDCGKTFSFSSSLMYHQKIHTGEKPHKCDECGKAFILRTQLNSHQRIHTGGKPYECNECGKTFRYNSSFTYHQKIHTGEKPYECYECGKVFRGNTQLNSHQRIHTGEKPYECDECGKTFNQSTQLTFHKRIHTGEKPYECNECGKAFMQSAHLISHQKIHTGEKPYECNECGKAFSSSTSLTYHRRIHTGEKPYKCNECGKAFIQSAHLTSHQKIHTGEKPYECRDCGKVFSSNSSLIYHQRIHTGEKPYVCNECGQAFRVNTQLTSHQRIHTGEKPYECNECGKAFVHSTHLTFHQRIHTGEKPYECNECGKAFSSGSSLTNHQRVHTGEKPYECTECGKSFRHNSSFLYHQRIHTGEKPYICSECGKGFILRTQLTSHQKKHSEEKLYEHNEYGKAF, translated from the coding sequence aTTGGAAAACTGAACCTGAAACAAAGGAATCTGTTTCAAGTGACATTGTTACGGACAAATCATCCCAGGAACAATACTCAAAAGATGATTACCAGTGTGCCAAGTTGGGAGAAGAATGGAGTTATGATCCTGAGAAGCCTTCTGTACACACGGAATGTGGGGAATCATTCAAGTGTAATTCAAACCATTTTCAGGATCATGTAATATATAACGTAAATCAAACTCATGGTTACAATGAATTTGGAAAAGACTTAATGCAGGTTAAACACCATCCTGAGCATCAGAAAATCCATCCTAAAGAGAAACTTCACATATGTAAAGACTGTGGCAAAACTTTTAGCTTCAGCTCATCCCTTATGTaccatcagaaaattcatactggagagaaacctcataaatgtgatgaatgtggaaaagctttcattCTTCGAACACAGCTTAATTCCCATCAGCGAATTCATACAGGGgggaaaccttatgaatgcaatgaatgtggaaaaacttttaGATACAATTCATCCTTTACTTACCAccagaaaattcatactggagagaaaccttatgaatgttaTGAATGTGGGAAGGTCTTCAGAGGGAACACACAGCTTAATTCCCATCAacgaattcacactggagagaaaccttatgaatgtgatgaatgtgggaaaaccttcaATCAGAGCACACAGCTTACCTTCCacaagagaattcatactggagaaaaaccttatgaatgtaatgaatgtgggaaggccttcatgCAGAGTGCACATCTTATTTCCCACcaaaaaattcatactggagagaaaccttatgaatgtaatgaatgtgggaaagcttttagCTCTAGTACATCCCTTACTTACCACcggagaattcatactggagagaaaccttataaatgtaatgaatgtgggaaggctttcatCCAGAGTGCCCACCTTACTTCCCAccagaaaattcatactggagagaaaccttatgaatgtagagACTGTGGGAAAGTTTTTAGCTCCAACTCATCTCTTATTTAccaccagagaattcatactggagagaaaccttatgtatgtaatgaatgtggacAGGCCTTCAGGGTGAACACACAGCTTACTtcccatcagagaattcatactggagaaaagccttatgagtgtaatgaatgtgggaaggcctttgtCCATAGCACACATCTTACCTTCCACcagaggattcatactggagagaaaccatatgaatgtaatgaatgtgggaaagcttttagCTCTGGTTCATCCCTTACTAACCACCAGAgagttcatactggagaaaaaccttatgaatgtactGAATGTGGGAAATCTTTTAGACACAATTCATCCTTTCTTTAccaccagagaattcatactggagagaaaccttatatatgtagtgaatgtggaaaggGCTTCATTCTCCGAACACAGCTTACTTCCCACCAGAAAAAGCATAGTGAAGAAAAACTTTATGAACATAATGAATATGGAAAAGCTTTTTGA